A genomic region of Caenorhabditis elegans chromosome V contains the following coding sequences:
- the gid-8 gene encoding CTLH domain-containing protein (Confirmed by transcript evidence), which produces MEHRDDDFEFGHQFGGDEEEEEEEEAIDVDSPDELDVDAEPDDDSDMEVYHMETNGAANGNGRQVIGETGDEEEDDDYDEEDAMTWDSMSTISEVEVEKDDDEWYPLMKRDNVFPNFALPTTTRAAFRIGPQPIASADPSSTPGSSEHHSDTEDVEFNDYKEVMRPDPTREELQQLVIDHFLHHGYSEVIETFSKEVNIVVPKKDIDNMNARNEVRRLICVGEMESAIEKMTTLCPTILEDDEINFIVRKQHLIEMVRQKLTKEPVEYFRAHLMKNGQRPCDEKMDIIERIFTMLVFNLEDDVEFNVYFQQSEREQTAKEVNSALLAMNGKLKSSRLDLLAKTIAFTGCSQMRSSSPSRKHATIAEFSEEHYSKPYGLAAETSSAFRGEVDLTQDMR; this is translated from the exons ATGGAACATCGTGACGACGACTTTGAATTTGGACATCAATTTGGCGGGGacgaggaggaggaggaagaggaagaagcGATTGATGTGGATAGTCCAGATGAGTTGGATGTTGACGCCGAACCTGATGACGACTCTGATATGGAAGTCTATCATATGGAGACGAATGGAGCCGCCAATGGAAATGGAAGACAGGTCATTGGAGAAACGGGTGATGAAGAGGAAGATGATGACTATGATGAAGAAGACGCAATGACTTGGGATTCGATGTCAACAATCAGTGAAGTTGAGGTGGAAAAGGATGATGACGAATGGTATCCATTGATGAAGAGAGATAACGTGTTTCCGAACTTTGCATTACCAACTACCAC acgCGCTGCTTTCCGCATCGGCCCACAGCCGATCGCATCCGCCGATCCTTCATCAACTCCTGGCTCATCAGAACACCATTCAGACACTGAAGACGTCGAATTCAATGACTACAAAGAAGTGATGCGTCCAGATCCGACACGTGAAGAACTCCAACAACTCGTGATTGATCATTTTCTCCACCATGGATACTCGGAAGTTATAGAGACTTTCAGCAAAGAGGTGAATATTGTGGTTCCCAAGAAAGATATCGATAATATGAACGCGAGAAATGAAGTTCGCCGCTTGATTTGTGTTGGCGAAATGGAGAGtgctattgaaaaaatgacgaCGCTTTGCCCGACTATATTGGAGGATGATGAGATCAACTTTATTGTTCGCAAGCAGCATCTCATTGAAATGGTCCGACAAAAGCTGACGAAAGAGCCCGTCGAATATTTTAGAGCTCATTTAATGAAGAACGGGCAGCGTCCTTGTGACGAGAAAATGGATATCATCGAGAGAATATTCACTATGCTGGTATTCAATTTGGAGGATGATGTCGAGTTCAACGTGTATTTCCAGCAATCCGAACGAGAACAG acGGCCAAGGAGGTGAACAGTGCTCTGCTCGCGATGAATGGAAAGTTGAAGTCGTCCCGCCTCGATCTTCTCGCCAAGACCATCGCTTTTACGGGATGTTCGCAGATGCGCTCCTCATCGCCAAGTAGAAAACATGCAACCATTGCTGAATTTTCGGAGGAACATTATTCCAAGCCGTATGGATT AGCCGCCGAAACAAGTTCTGCCTTTCGCGGTGAAGTCGACCTAACCCAGGACATGCGTTGA
- the C38C3.4 gene encoding non-specific serine/threonine protein kinase (Confirmed by transcript evidence): MSFDLESCENSESSGCSIEDKLPSKNCLIRGKDSVYAVGKKVAQGRYGAVYEVLRRSDGKPFACKLEICEAHSHGLDQDYSVMTKAAKRGAENLVRMIDRGKIEEHFKFIIMPLLGENLMNLRFLFEDGRFSLSTGLRLALFAIQPIQSLHQLGYVHRDIKASNFCIADPQMLHQNPEALKLCLIDYGICRSFKDKSGELKTPRTDIKFRGTNRYASLAAHYGDEQSAKDDMESWFYMMIELISGNLPWSFMHRDQHKEVASMKEACRTTDGSLIMMKFCPRVEFHRIQAYLMGLKYQNTVDYTFISEMVQLAMRNNGVRMNEKFDWQED, encoded by the exons ATGTCCTTCGACCTTGAAAGTTGCGAAAACTCCGAATCGTCTGGGTGCTCCATCGAAGACAAACTGccctcaaaaaattgtcttatTCGAGGCAAAGACAGCGTCTACGCAGTTGGCAAAAAAGTTGCCCAGGGCAGGTATGGAGCCGTTTATGAGGTGCTCCGAAGGTCAGACGGTAAGCCGTTTGCAtgtaaattggaaatttgtgaAGCCCACTCACACGGCCTGGATCAGGATTATAGTGTGATGACGAAAGCTGCAAAACGGG gcGCGGAAAACCTTGTCAGAATGATTGATCGTGGCAAAATCGAAGAGCATTTCAAGTTCATAATTATGCCTCTG CTCGGTGAGAACCTGATGAACCTACGCTTCCTCTTCGAAGATGGCCGCTTTTCCCTATCCACTGGTCTTCGTCTTGCACTTTTCGCAATTCAACCGATTCAATCGCTGCATCAATTGGGATATGTGCACAGAGATATTAAA gcCTCGAACTTTTGTATCGCGGACCCACAAATGCTTCATCAAAATCCAGAAGCACTGAAATTGTGTCTAATCGACTATGGAATTTGCCGATCATTTAAAGATAAAAGTGGCGAGTTGAAGACTCCGAGGACCGATATAAAGTTTCGTGGAACTAATCGATACGCGTCCCTTGCTGCACATTACGGAGATGAACAATCAGCGAAGGATGATATGGAGTCATGGTTTTATATGATGATTGAACTGATATCag GAAACCTCCCATGGTCATTTATGCATCGTGATCAACATAAAGAGGTTGCATCAATGAAAGAAGCATGTAGAACTACTGATGGATCTCTGATAATGATGAAGTTTTGTCCAAGA GTGGAATTCCATCGCATACAGGCGTACCTGATGGGTTTGAAGTATCAAAACACAGTGGACTACACATTTATATCCGAGATGGTACAGCTCGCAATGCGGAACAATGGCGTGAggatgaatgaaaaatttgattggcAGGAAGATTAa
- the gid-8 gene encoding CTLH domain-containing protein (Confirmed by transcript evidence), with amino-acid sequence MRPDPTREELQQLVIDHFLHHGYSEVIETFSKEVNIVVPKKDIDNMNARNEVRRLICVGEMESAIEKMTTLCPTILEDDEINFIVRKQHLIEMVRQKLTKEPVEYFRAHLMKNGQRPCDEKMDIIERIFTMLVFNLEDDVEFNVYFQQSEREQTAKEVNSALLAMNGKLKSSRLDLLAKTIAFTGCSQMRSSSPSRKHATIAEFSEEHYSKPYGLAAETSSAFRGEVDLTQDMR; translated from the exons ATGCGTCCAGATCCGACACGTGAAGAACTCCAACAACTCGTGATTGATCATTTTCTCCACCATGGATACTCGGAAGTTATAGAGACTTTCAGCAAAGAGGTGAATATTGTGGTTCCCAAGAAAGATATCGATAATATGAACGCGAGAAATGAAGTTCGCCGCTTGATTTGTGTTGGCGAAATGGAGAGtgctattgaaaaaatgacgaCGCTTTGCCCGACTATATTGGAGGATGATGAGATCAACTTTATTGTTCGCAAGCAGCATCTCATTGAAATGGTCCGACAAAAGCTGACGAAAGAGCCCGTCGAATATTTTAGAGCTCATTTAATGAAGAACGGGCAGCGTCCTTGTGACGAGAAAATGGATATCATCGAGAGAATATTCACTATGCTGGTATTCAATTTGGAGGATGATGTCGAGTTCAACGTGTATTTCCAGCAATCCGAACGAGAACAG acGGCCAAGGAGGTGAACAGTGCTCTGCTCGCGATGAATGGAAAGTTGAAGTCGTCCCGCCTCGATCTTCTCGCCAAGACCATCGCTTTTACGGGATGTTCGCAGATGCGCTCCTCATCGCCAAGTAGAAAACATGCAACCATTGCTGAATTTTCGGAGGAACATTATTCCAAGCCGTATGGATT AGCCGCCGAAACAAGTTCTGCCTTTCGCGGTGAAGTCGACCTAACCCAGGACATGCGTTGA
- the F53E2.2 gene encoding Actin-depolymerizing factor 1, isoforms a/b (Partially confirmed by transcript evidence): protein MSSGVMVDPDVQTSFQKLSEGRKEYRYIIFKIDENKVIVEAAVTQDQLGITGDDYDDSSKAAFDKFVEDVKSRTDNLTDCRYAVFDFKFTCSRVGAGTSKMDKIIFLQICPDGASIKKKMVYASSAAAIKTSLGTGKILQFQVSDESEMSHKELLNKLGEKYGDH from the exons ATG AGTTCCGGTGTCATGGTCGACCCAGATGTGCAGACATCTTTCCAAAAGCTCTCCGAGGGACGCAAGGAGTACCGCTACATCATTTTCAAGATCGac GAGAACAAGGTGATCGTGGAAGCCGCGGTGACTCAGGATCAGCTCGGCATCACTGGAGACGACTATGATGACTCTTCCAAGGCCGCTTTCGACAAATTCGTCGAGGACGTGAAGTCTCGAACCGATAATCTGACCGATTGCCGCTACGCCGTTTTCGACTTCAAGTTCACGTGCAGTCGTGTTGGAGCCGGCACGAGCAAGATGGACAAGATCATCTTCCTCCAGAT ctgcCCAGATGGTGCTTCTATCAAGAAAAAGATGGTGTACGCTTCGTCCGCCGCCGCCATCAAGACTTCTCTCGGAACCGGCAAAATCCTTCAGTTCCAG gtgtCTGACGAGAGCGAGATGAGCCACAAGGAACTCCTCAACAAGTTGGGCGAGAAATACGGAGATCACTAG
- the unc-60 gene encoding Actin-depolymerizing factor 2, isoform c (Confirmed by transcript evidence), producing MASGVKVDPSCKNAYDLLHNKHQHSYIIFKIDKNDTAIVVEKVGEKNAPYAEFVEEMKKLVEDGKECRYAAVDVEVTVQRQGAEGTSTLNKVIFVQYCPDNAPVRRRMLYASSVRALKASLGLESLFQVQASEMSDLDEKSVKSDLMSNQRI from the exons ATG GCTTCCGGAGTCAAAGTTGATCCATCCTGCAAGAACGCCTACGATCTTCTCCACAACAAGCATCAGCACAGCTACATCATCTTCAAG atTGACAAAAATGACACCGCCATCGTCGTCGAGAAGGTCGGAGAGAAGAATGCTCCGTACGCCGAGTTCGTTGAGGAGATGAAGAAGCTTGTTGAGGACGGAAAGGAGTGCag ATATGCTGCCGTCGACGTCGAGGTTACTGTCCAAAGACAGGGAGCCGAGGGAACCAGCACACTCAATAAGGTCATCTTCGTTCAATA CTGCCCAGACAACGCCCCAGTCCGCAGACGTATGCTCTACGCCTCCTCGGTCCGTGCTCTCAAGGCGTCCCTCGGACTCGAGTCCCTCTTCCAAGTACAGGCCTCCGAGATGTCGGACCTCGACGAGAAGAGCGTGAAGAGCGACCTGATGTCCAACCAAAGAATCTAA